A region from the Halobacillus mangrovi genome encodes:
- a CDS encoding glycerate kinase — protein sequence MKVIVAPDSFKGCLNAVEVSRAIQEGIKKAYSNAETVILPVADGGEGTLDTLAAATEGKKRRIQVIGPLGNPIEAEYGVLGDGETCVIEMACVSGLSLIPEGELSPLKTTTYGTGQMIKQAIDDGFSSFILALGGSATNDGGAGMLQALGLRILDKHSEDISYGGGELNKIDQIDSSSFDPRIKNCKFTIASDVQNPLIGPQGASAVFGPQKGATPEMVQVLDSNMKHWANQVERVTGLQLDDRPGAGAAGGIGGAFQAFFPSEMKRGIDVVLDHIGMFDALTEADLVITGEGQVDEQTASGKTPMGVAQAAKRKDVPTIVIAGSIGSGIDVLYKFGIVSVTSIVNKPMTLYEAVENAEELLELSAEQVTRSFFYESINREVLS from the coding sequence GTGAAGGTTATTGTTGCACCAGATTCATTTAAAGGTTGTCTAAATGCGGTCGAAGTGTCTCGGGCCATTCAAGAAGGTATTAAAAAAGCTTACTCAAATGCGGAAACGGTAATATTACCGGTTGCAGATGGGGGAGAAGGGACTTTGGATACTTTAGCGGCTGCTACTGAAGGAAAAAAGAGGAGGATACAGGTTATTGGACCGCTAGGTAATCCTATAGAAGCAGAATATGGAGTGTTAGGAGACGGGGAAACGTGTGTGATAGAAATGGCATGCGTATCAGGATTATCACTCATTCCCGAAGGAGAACTCTCTCCTTTAAAAACGACTACATATGGAACGGGACAAATGATTAAACAGGCTATAGATGATGGTTTCTCCTCTTTTATTCTAGCATTAGGAGGTTCGGCTACTAATGATGGAGGAGCAGGAATGCTACAAGCCTTAGGTTTGCGGATTCTTGATAAACATTCAGAAGATATCTCCTATGGAGGGGGAGAGTTAAACAAAATTGATCAGATTGATTCTAGTTCCTTTGATCCAAGAATTAAAAATTGTAAATTTACCATTGCTTCAGATGTACAAAATCCATTGATTGGGCCACAGGGTGCTTCTGCTGTTTTTGGCCCGCAAAAAGGCGCTACGCCGGAAATGGTTCAGGTACTAGATAGCAATATGAAACATTGGGCTAATCAAGTAGAGAGAGTAACAGGGCTTCAACTTGATGACAGGCCAGGGGCTGGGGCAGCTGGAGGTATAGGAGGTGCTTTTCAAGCTTTTTTCCCTTCGGAAATGAAGCGTGGTATAGATGTTGTTCTAGATCATATTGGAATGTTTGATGCCTTGACTGAGGCAGACCTTGTCATTACTGGAGAAGGGCAAGTGGATGAACAAACGGCGTCAGGTAAAACACCAATGGGAGTTGCACAAGCGGCTAAAAGAAAGGATGTTCCTACAATTGTTATTGCCGGTTCTATTGGTTCCGGTATAGACGTACTATATAAGTTCGGGATTGTAAGCGTTACCAGCATTGTCAACAAACCTATGACGCTATATGAAGCCGTTGAAAATGCCGAAGAATTACTAGAGTTGAGTGCTGAGCAAGTTACACGTTCTTTTTTTTATGAAAGTATAAATAGGGAGGTTCTTTCATGA
- the larE gene encoding ATP-dependent sacrificial sulfur transferase LarE, with product MVYQKLEQLKTNLRELNRIVVAFSGGVDSTFLLKVAVDTLGPERVLAITADSETYPSHELEEAKELAKRIGVKHQVIETSELAIPGYAENDLNRCYFCKKGLFEEVYPIMNKLGYENIVYGLIADDNSEYRPGAKAAKEYNVRGPLEEVEFYKEEIRELSKEFGLPTWDKPSFACLSSRIAYGERITQEKLNKVEKSELYLKGLGIRQMRVRTHEEIARIEVEPADMELVLRHHDEITKTIQSYGYKFVTLDLSGYKSGSMNKVLNL from the coding sequence ATGGTATATCAAAAGCTGGAACAATTAAAAACAAATTTAAGAGAGCTTAATCGCATCGTAGTAGCTTTTTCCGGCGGCGTAGATAGCACGTTTTTGCTAAAAGTAGCGGTGGATACCCTAGGTCCCGAAAGGGTTCTTGCTATAACGGCTGATTCCGAAACATACCCATCCCATGAACTGGAAGAAGCAAAAGAGCTAGCAAAACGGATTGGAGTAAAGCATCAAGTGATTGAAACATCAGAGCTTGCTATTCCTGGTTATGCTGAAAACGATCTCAATCGATGTTATTTCTGTAAAAAGGGGCTCTTTGAAGAAGTCTATCCAATCATGAATAAGTTAGGCTATGAAAATATTGTCTATGGTCTGATTGCTGATGATAATAGTGAATATCGACCTGGAGCAAAAGCGGCTAAAGAATATAATGTGCGTGGCCCGCTAGAAGAGGTTGAATTTTATAAGGAAGAAATCCGCGAGCTTTCTAAGGAGTTTGGATTACCAACTTGGGATAAGCCGTCTTTTGCCTGTCTTTCTTCTAGAATTGCGTATGGAGAACGTATCACTCAAGAAAAGCTGAATAAAGTAGAAAAGTCAGAGTTGTACTTAAAGGGCTTAGGGATTAGGCAAATGAGAGTCCGGACACATGAAGAAATTGCAAGAATTGAAGTAGAACCTGCTGATATGGAGCTCGTGTTACGGCATCATGATGAAATTACCAAGACTATTCAGTCCTATGGATATAAATTTGTAACTCTTGACCTAAGTGGTTATAAAAGTGGGAGTATGAATAAAGTGCTGAACCTGTAG
- the larC gene encoding nickel pincer cofactor biosynthesis protein LarC produces MKVLYLDCFSGISGDMTIGALLDLGGSFEVLENELKQLKFSSEYDLSVEKVVKTGISSTNFNVILNEEYTRHHHEHRHYSDIVEIITNSDLNERVKNMALRVFEKIGRAEAKIHSIPFEKVHFHEVGAVDSIIDIVGACILIDHLGVEKIYSSPVPLGNGTIRIAHGLYPVPAPATLEIVKGIPIQSTEIQGELTTPTGAGFLAVLVDGFGPLPSLKVEKVGYGAGNKDFKEHPNVLRLMMGTI; encoded by the coding sequence ATGAAAGTTCTATACTTAGACTGTTTTTCGGGGATCAGCGGAGACATGACAATTGGTGCTCTACTAGATTTAGGCGGCAGCTTTGAAGTACTTGAAAATGAATTGAAACAATTAAAGTTTAGTTCTGAGTATGATCTTTCGGTAGAGAAGGTTGTAAAGACAGGCATATCATCTACAAATTTCAATGTAATTTTAAACGAGGAGTATACAAGACATCATCATGAACACCGTCATTACAGTGATATCGTCGAAATTATCACGAATTCGGATTTAAATGAACGTGTGAAGAATATGGCGTTAAGAGTATTCGAAAAGATTGGTAGAGCAGAAGCGAAAATACATAGCATCCCGTTTGAAAAAGTTCATTTCCATGAAGTTGGAGCGGTTGATTCTATTATTGATATCGTAGGTGCGTGTATTTTAATAGACCATTTAGGTGTTGAGAAAATTTATTCTTCTCCAGTGCCGCTGGGAAATGGAACTATCCGTATTGCACATGGGTTATATCCCGTTCCTGCACCAGCAACCTTAGAAATAGTTAAAGGAATACCCATACAATCCACAGAAATTCAAGGTGAGCTGACGACTCCAACAGGAGCTGGATTTTTGGCGGTTTTAGTGGATGGCTTCGGTCCATTACCATCTTTAAAAGTTGAAAAAGTGGGATATGGTGCTGGAAATAAAGACTTCAAGGAACATCCGAATGTCTTAAGATTGATGATGGGTACTATATAG
- the larB gene encoding nickel pincer cofactor biosynthesis protein LarB yields the protein MQTDSMDVLLQKVKEGKITIEEAKTKLSLFEDMGFAKVDSNRESRTGFPEVVYGEGKSAGQIIEIMKALQLKTNRVLATRINESKAGLIMESIPDLIYNEEARTLYWRHEEETEFLFDGYVCVVCAGTSDLAVAEEAAVTAEAFGSPVKRFYDVGVAGIHRLFYFLEDIKKAKATVVVAGMEGALASVVGGLINNPIVAVPTSVGYGANFQGMAALLSMLNSCSPGISTVNIDNGFGAGYYVSLIHKNQSNQE from the coding sequence ATGCAAACAGATTCAATGGATGTTTTATTACAGAAAGTTAAGGAAGGGAAAATTACGATTGAAGAAGCCAAAACCAAGCTTTCTCTCTTTGAAGATATGGGGTTTGCCAAGGTCGATTCAAATCGGGAAAGTCGCACAGGATTCCCTGAGGTTGTTTATGGAGAAGGGAAGAGTGCTGGCCAAATTATAGAAATAATGAAAGCGCTGCAATTGAAGACGAATCGTGTCTTAGCCACACGTATTAATGAAAGTAAAGCTGGACTCATTATGGAATCTATTCCAGATCTGATCTACAACGAGGAGGCACGAACGCTTTATTGGCGGCACGAAGAGGAAACTGAATTTCTGTTTGATGGTTACGTCTGTGTCGTCTGTGCGGGGACTTCTGATCTTGCAGTAGCAGAGGAAGCTGCCGTAACTGCGGAAGCATTTGGATCCCCAGTAAAACGATTTTATGATGTAGGGGTCGCTGGGATTCATAGGCTTTTTTATTTTCTTGAGGATATTAAAAAGGCAAAGGCGACAGTTGTAGTTGCTGGTATGGAAGGTGCACTCGCTAGTGTAGTAGGAGGGTTAATCAACAATCCAATAGTAGCTGTACCAACTAGCGTTGGTTATGGTGCGAATTTCCAGGGTATGGCTGCCCTTCTTTCCATGCTGAATTCATGTTCACCTGGAATCAGTACAGTAAATATTGATAATGGATTCGGGGCAGGATATTACGTATCGTTAATTCATAAGAATCAATCAAATCAGGAATAA
- a CDS encoding CdaR family transcriptional regulator: MLTKEIAEDIVKETSLRLNRNVNIMNNKGIIIAAKDHSRIGQIHEGALKVLKIGETLIIHSNQKGDWKGAHPGINLPIIFQENILGVIGITGDPNDMGDLGGLVKMTTELMIKQEYITSQMEWKQRTKDMIIEELLKDIPSQEQINRGLHLLGTHFSPPYITVVIQLQDRSISNQTLIHKIEENVGCDKALVGFINSTRLYIIFTCMSEDQAENKLHRVYYQLKRLRITFRMSHSTLFYDDKKLSRSFEDCELALKITKDGQDLISFTQVETKALIYQINDEGAKHFLSRIEEYLDKSTIQTLKTFFENDLNIQQSAEALFVHRNTLIYRLQKIKKKTGYDPKTFRDALTLQIAMWLLSRAEINGHK; encoded by the coding sequence ATGTTAACGAAAGAAATTGCGGAAGATATTGTAAAGGAGACGTCCTTACGGCTGAATCGTAACGTTAACATTATGAACAATAAAGGGATAATCATAGCAGCGAAAGATCATTCTAGAATCGGGCAAATTCATGAAGGTGCGTTAAAAGTATTAAAGATAGGTGAAACACTTATTATACATTCGAATCAAAAAGGAGATTGGAAAGGGGCTCATCCTGGAATCAACCTTCCAATAATCTTCCAAGAAAACATCTTAGGGGTTATAGGAATTACTGGGGACCCAAATGACATGGGTGACCTCGGAGGTCTTGTCAAAATGACTACAGAACTTATGATTAAGCAAGAATATATCACCTCACAAATGGAGTGGAAACAACGAACCAAAGACATGATTATTGAAGAGTTATTAAAAGACATCCCCTCCCAGGAGCAGATAAATCGCGGTCTTCATTTACTTGGTACACACTTCTCCCCACCTTATATAACCGTTGTGATCCAGTTACAAGATAGATCTATATCAAATCAAACCTTAATTCATAAAATAGAAGAAAATGTTGGGTGTGATAAAGCTCTTGTTGGTTTCATAAACTCTACCCGGTTATACATCATCTTTACGTGCATGAGTGAAGATCAAGCAGAGAATAAACTTCATCGGGTCTATTATCAATTAAAAAGGCTCAGAATAACTTTCAGAATGTCTCACAGCACTTTATTTTACGATGATAAGAAGCTTAGTAGATCCTTTGAAGACTGTGAACTCGCCTTAAAAATAACGAAAGACGGGCAAGATTTAATTTCATTTACTCAAGTGGAGACAAAAGCATTAATCTATCAAATCAATGATGAAGGCGCCAAACATTTCCTCAGTAGAATTGAAGAATACCTTGACAAAAGTACTATTCAAACTTTAAAAACCTTTTTTGAGAATGATTTAAATATTCAACAGTCAGCTGAAGCGTTGTTTGTACATCGAAATACATTAATCTATCGTTTGCAGAAAATAAAAAAGAAAACGGGATATGATCCAAAAACCTTCAGAGATGCCCTAACACTCCAAATAGCTATGTGGCTATTAAGTAGAGCAGAGATTAATGGTCATAAGTAG
- the hpaI gene encoding 2,4-dihydroxyhept-2-ene-1,7-dioic acid aldolase produces MKDYQEIKSRLRGSVTPVITPFKANHDIDFDTLSKLIEFQLENGTHAISVTGTSGEPSSLTEEERVQVMKTAHQTISGRVPFVPGTGSTNHDETMRLTKKAEEIGADAALVIVPYYNKPNQKALYKHFKTVADSVDIPIIVYNIPGRTAQNLHVDTLAQLSKDCPNIIGVKESNKDFEHVNRVLLKCGRDFLLFSGIELLCYPMLAIGGVGSVSATANVLPGKVAQMHDAWFDGDVATAQKLHYELMELNDVLFKDTNPAPVKAALGMMGKIEPHLRLPMDLPSEELQNEIRETLNKYGVSLQYV; encoded by the coding sequence ATGAAAGATTATCAAGAGATTAAATCGCGATTAAGAGGTTCGGTCACTCCTGTCATTACGCCATTTAAAGCGAATCATGACATCGATTTTGATACCCTTTCGAAGTTAATCGAATTTCAATTGGAAAATGGTACTCACGCGATTTCGGTTACGGGCACTTCAGGGGAACCGAGCTCTTTAACAGAAGAAGAACGAGTACAGGTCATGAAAACAGCCCATCAGACGATTAGTGGCAGAGTTCCATTTGTACCGGGAACAGGGTCCACCAATCATGACGAAACGATGCGTCTGACGAAAAAAGCAGAGGAAATCGGAGCGGATGCTGCGCTAGTCATCGTGCCTTACTACAACAAGCCGAACCAGAAAGCATTATACAAACACTTCAAAACGGTCGCTGACTCTGTAGATATTCCGATTATCGTCTACAATATTCCTGGGCGTACAGCGCAGAACCTCCATGTGGATACGTTAGCTCAGTTGAGTAAAGACTGCCCGAACATTATCGGGGTTAAAGAATCAAACAAAGACTTCGAACACGTCAACCGCGTACTGTTAAAGTGCGGTCGTGATTTCTTATTATTCTCAGGGATCGAATTGCTTTGCTATCCAATGCTTGCGATCGGCGGCGTGGGATCTGTCAGTGCCACAGCGAATGTGCTGCCAGGAAAGGTAGCGCAGATGCATGATGCCTGGTTCGACGGCGATGTAGCGACAGCTCAAAAGCTTCACTATGAACTGATGGAGCTGAATGATGTACTCTTCAAGGATACTAACCCAGCTCCTGTAAAAGCAGCGCTTGGCATGATGGGCAAGATTGAGCCGCATTTACGGCTGCCAATGGATCTTCCATCCGAAGAACTCCAAAACGAAATCCGAGAAACCTTAAACAAATACGGCGTAAGCCTCCAATATGTATAA
- a CDS encoding HoxN/HupN/NixA family nickel/cobalt transporter has product MSELWSALSIGFLLGIKHSLEPDHIVAVSTLARKHKSIKRSSLEGVTWGIGHTLTIALVGVIVFLMKVSIPNSLATVFEGLVGIMIIYLGVKSVIDTIKQKQMNHKLYRPAVIGFVHGLAGSAAMIVLLMTTVDSMTHAFLYLALFGGGTILGMMSFTILLGLPFSLFSVSSKWKNTLSLSMGMISVIFGVFYITSIYL; this is encoded by the coding sequence TTGTCAGAATTATGGTCTGCTTTGTCTATCGGCTTTTTATTAGGTATAAAACACTCGTTAGAACCTGATCATATTGTAGCTGTTTCCACATTAGCTAGGAAGCATAAAAGTATAAAGAGGTCATCTTTAGAAGGAGTGACCTGGGGAATCGGTCATACATTAACAATTGCCTTGGTAGGTGTCATTGTTTTCTTAATGAAAGTTTCTATCCCAAATTCGCTAGCTACAGTCTTTGAAGGGCTCGTAGGAATTATGATTATTTATTTGGGAGTTAAGTCTGTGATCGATACCATTAAACAAAAACAGATGAATCACAAACTCTATCGGCCGGCTGTGATCGGTTTTGTTCATGGATTGGCAGGCAGTGCAGCAATGATTGTGTTACTTATGACTACAGTGGATTCTATGACACATGCATTCCTTTATCTCGCTCTCTTTGGAGGCGGAACAATTTTAGGCATGATGTCTTTTACTATTCTCCTAGGGCTGCCTTTTTCACTATTTAGTGTAAGCAGCAAATGGAAGAATACATTAAGTTTATCGATGGGTATGATAAGTGTAATCTTTGGTGTTTTTTATATAACATCTATTTATTTATGA
- the larA gene encoding nickel-dependent lactate racemase has product MQTTLLYGKDGLSLDLPEQSFVVEPKNLPALKNERDSIQQALRNPIGLPPLKDVVRSTDTVAIVISDITRPTPNHILVPLLIEELDHVPYENFIIINGTGTHRDQTRDEFVQMLGEWVVDNIRIVNNQCHNKEELVNIGTSEFGCNVYLNKDYVEADFRIVTGFIEPHFFAGFSGGPKGIMPGIAGIETIMTFHNARMIGDPLSTWGNMNGNPVQDMTREINGMCKPNFMLNVTLNREKQISAVFAGELYEAHDKGCDFAKEHSMVRCEERFDVVIASNSGYPLDQNLYQAVKGMSAAHKIVKEGGAIIMASECSDGLPSHGNYAKIFEMADSPQSLLDMINNPDFNMLDQWQVQKQAVIQVWADVYVYSELSEEQVRKSMLTPIQDIETTLEELKKIYGESMKIAVLPLGPLTIPFVED; this is encoded by the coding sequence ATGCAAACAACATTACTCTATGGAAAAGACGGGCTGTCATTAGATTTGCCAGAGCAATCCTTTGTAGTAGAGCCTAAGAATTTACCGGCATTAAAAAATGAGAGAGACTCTATTCAACAAGCATTACGTAACCCGATTGGTTTACCTCCATTGAAAGATGTGGTGAGGTCAACAGACACGGTAGCCATAGTAATTAGTGATATCACAAGGCCTACACCTAATCACATCCTTGTTCCTCTATTAATTGAGGAGTTAGATCATGTTCCATATGAGAATTTCATAATTATCAATGGAACAGGAACTCACCGTGACCAAACAAGGGATGAATTTGTCCAGATGCTAGGAGAGTGGGTAGTAGACAACATTCGGATTGTAAATAACCAATGTCATAATAAAGAGGAGCTTGTCAATATAGGAACAAGTGAATTCGGATGTAATGTGTATTTAAATAAGGATTATGTTGAAGCTGATTTTAGGATTGTGACAGGTTTTATTGAACCTCATTTTTTTGCAGGGTTCTCAGGAGGACCAAAAGGAATCATGCCAGGTATTGCTGGAATAGAAACGATTATGACTTTTCACAATGCTAGAATGATCGGCGACCCTCTTTCAACATGGGGGAATATGAATGGAAATCCTGTTCAAGATATGACACGTGAAATTAATGGAATGTGTAAACCGAACTTTATGTTGAATGTAACACTAAATCGAGAAAAACAAATTTCAGCTGTTTTTGCTGGCGAACTATATGAAGCCCATGATAAAGGGTGTGATTTTGCAAAAGAACATTCAATGGTTAGATGTGAGGAACGATTTGATGTCGTCATCGCCTCAAACTCCGGCTACCCGCTTGACCAAAACCTTTATCAAGCTGTAAAAGGAATGAGTGCTGCTCATAAAATTGTGAAGGAAGGAGGAGCTATCATTATGGCTTCTGAATGTTCAGATGGTCTTCCAAGTCACGGAAATTACGCAAAGATTTTTGAGATGGCTGACAGCCCTCAGTCCTTACTTGATATGATCAATAATCCAGATTTTAATATGCTCGATCAATGGCAGGTGCAGAAGCAGGCAGTCATTCAAGTGTGGGCAGATGTGTATGTTTATTCCGAGCTTTCAGAAGAACAAGTGAGGAAGTCTATGCTTACCCCAATTCAAGATATCGAGACAACATTAGAAGAATTAAAGAAGATATACGGAGAATCTATGAAGATTGCAGTTCTGCCTCTTGGTCCATTGACCATTCCTTTTGTAGAAGATTAA
- a CDS encoding PrpR N-terminal domain-containing protein, whose protein sequence is MIKALVVAPYEGLVEIVKEISHEVDDIHLTIKKGNLKNGLKIALDAQEEYDLIISRGGTASLIQDHVGIPVIDIQVSGYDILRNLTLVKGFVGKACIVAFPNISRGAATICDILDLNIETMTITKDHEVERRLSELKNSGFEVVIGDVITVEAAKKMGLNGVLITSGKEAILESLEEARRVYRLFSRLNADLSRYQAILEKDNRLIFIISSTHKVIYCNHSSLSDINEEEFGSTKEIQKIVEETLISGEKKDKSVVFHDYLWKVSSSLHEENVILYLEKLFHQNLFKDIDTGQFAVEIIPDIPFTPITGRSDSTKKVLYQINKFSKTIDPIWIEGEEGNGKDLIARSIYSSKEGYHEPFIIMHCHLLSADQLRQIIQAGFSQNVQSTVYLRRIETLSRDAQHLLLSLIKKLNQYGNSPRWITSSGVGAEAMVRKGMIDRDLYDELSRFVIKYPPLRERKEDIKNLIQLFISENHTKYGKQVIGVRDDALVRLINYDWPGNVRQLKQTIEQLVQEAQSYYIGMEQVQTILEKMEFDPNNDALSNDIDLTLTLEEIEKQIIQKVLEEEEMNQSKAAARLGINRTTLWRKLK, encoded by the coding sequence ATGATAAAGGCATTAGTAGTGGCCCCTTATGAAGGGCTGGTTGAAATCGTAAAAGAAATAAGTCATGAAGTTGATGATATCCATTTAACGATTAAGAAAGGAAATTTGAAAAATGGTTTGAAGATAGCTCTGGATGCTCAAGAAGAATACGACCTGATTATTAGTAGAGGAGGGACAGCATCTTTAATTCAGGACCATGTTGGGATTCCGGTCATTGACATCCAAGTTTCAGGCTATGATATCTTACGAAATCTTACGTTGGTAAAAGGATTTGTAGGTAAAGCGTGCATCGTTGCTTTCCCTAATATTTCAAGGGGTGCGGCTACGATATGCGACATATTAGATTTAAACATCGAAACAATGACCATTACAAAAGATCATGAAGTCGAAAGGCGCTTGAGTGAACTTAAGAATTCAGGGTTTGAAGTTGTAATTGGAGATGTAATCACAGTTGAAGCAGCTAAAAAAATGGGTTTGAATGGAGTGTTGATAACATCAGGGAAGGAAGCGATACTTGAATCTTTAGAAGAGGCAAGAAGGGTATATCGACTATTTTCCCGATTAAATGCAGACCTTTCACGGTACCAGGCGATTCTAGAAAAAGATAACCGTCTGATTTTTATTATCAGTTCTACCCATAAAGTCATTTATTGTAACCATTCAAGCCTGTCTGATATTAATGAAGAAGAGTTTGGAAGTACTAAGGAAATTCAGAAAATAGTTGAGGAGACACTCATTTCAGGTGAAAAAAAGGATAAAAGTGTGGTTTTCCATGACTATCTGTGGAAGGTTAGTTCTTCACTACATGAAGAAAATGTTATTTTATACCTTGAGAAATTATTTCATCAAAATCTTTTTAAAGATATAGATACTGGCCAATTTGCTGTCGAAATTATACCAGACATTCCATTTACCCCGATTACAGGAAGAAGCGATTCAACTAAAAAAGTCCTCTACCAAATCAACAAATTCAGCAAAACGATTGACCCAATATGGATTGAAGGTGAAGAGGGGAATGGCAAAGATCTAATTGCACGATCCATTTACTCCTCTAAAGAGGGCTATCATGAACCATTTATCATTATGCATTGTCATTTATTGTCTGCGGACCAGTTGCGACAGATTATTCAAGCTGGATTTTCTCAAAATGTTCAAAGTACTGTATACTTACGTAGGATTGAAACGTTGTCTCGGGATGCACAGCATCTTTTGCTATCTCTTATAAAAAAATTAAATCAATACGGTAACAGCCCAAGGTGGATAACTTCTTCTGGAGTTGGGGCAGAGGCCATGGTTCGGAAAGGAATGATTGATCGTGATTTGTACGACGAGCTTTCCCGTTTTGTAATCAAATATCCTCCGCTGAGAGAGAGGAAAGAAGACATAAAAAATCTCATACAATTGTTTATATCAGAGAATCATACGAAATACGGAAAGCAAGTAATAGGAGTAAGAGATGATGCATTAGTTAGGCTGATTAATTATGATTGGCCCGGTAATGTACGACAGCTGAAACAAACGATTGAGCAGCTAGTTCAAGAAGCACAGTCTTATTACATTGGTATGGAACAAGTCCAAACGATATTGGAAAAAATGGAATTCGATCCAAATAATGATGCACTTAGCAACGATATCGATTTGACGCTCACCCTTGAAGAAATAGAGAAGCAAATCATTCAAAAAGTACTTGAGGAAGAGGAAATGAATCAATCAAAAGCAGCGGCCAGGCTAGGAATTAACCGTACTACATTGTGGCGTAAGCTTAAATAA
- a CDS encoding 2-keto-3-deoxygluconate permease has protein sequence MRIKKTIEKVPGGLMVVPLLLGALMNTIDQMHIPVVMKFLKSLGVSETSEGYYEFLRIGGFSEELFKNGALVLIALFLFCAGSQMNLRIGGKALKKGVALTTTKYLVGLGVGLLFGYIFDPMSGLFGLSTLAIIAGMTNGNGGMYAALTGQYGNRSDVGAVAILSLNDGPFFTLMSLGLLGSSFPIISFIAVLLPIAIGMVLGNLDPEIRKFLKPGEILPVPFFAFALGAGMNMANFFNPSVVAAGLTIGMLTTILTGGIGILVFKLLKEKSYIAPVAEASTAGNAAATPAAVAAAAGVAASSGMMTASEASAFQNIANVATAQISIATLTTAILCPIAVIIVDKYQQQKGINGKQEDLGQDSYEKREKNVRSAVNYNS, from the coding sequence ATGAGAATAAAAAAAACGATTGAAAAAGTTCCAGGCGGTCTAATGGTGGTTCCACTTTTGTTAGGTGCATTGATGAATACTATTGATCAGATGCATATCCCAGTAGTGATGAAATTTTTAAAGAGTCTTGGTGTTTCAGAAACATCTGAAGGTTATTATGAGTTTTTAAGAATAGGCGGATTCTCAGAGGAACTCTTCAAAAATGGTGCTCTCGTACTTATTGCTTTGTTTTTATTTTGTGCTGGAAGTCAAATGAATTTAAGGATAGGGGGAAAAGCACTTAAAAAAGGTGTAGCCCTAACGACTACGAAATACTTAGTTGGTTTAGGAGTCGGTTTATTATTTGGTTATATCTTTGATCCAATGAGTGGGTTATTCGGTTTATCTACTCTTGCTATTATTGCTGGTATGACAAATGGAAATGGTGGTATGTACGCTGCATTGACTGGTCAATATGGAAATCGATCAGATGTGGGAGCTGTAGCGATTCTTTCATTAAATGATGGTCCATTCTTTACACTTATGTCTCTAGGGTTACTTGGATCTAGTTTTCCTATTATTTCATTTATAGCTGTATTACTCCCAATTGCTATTGGAATGGTATTAGGTAATTTGGATCCAGAAATTCGTAAATTCTTAAAACCAGGAGAAATACTACCAGTACCTTTCTTTGCATTTGCTCTTGGAGCCGGTATGAATATGGCTAACTTCTTTAATCCTTCTGTTGTTGCAGCTGGTTTGACGATTGGTATGCTGACTACCATTCTTACCGGAGGAATAGGAATCCTTGTGTTTAAATTATTAAAAGAAAAGAGTTATATTGCCCCAGTAGCAGAAGCTTCGACAGCAGGTAATGCAGCGGCCACACCAGCAGCTGTAGCAGCTGCTGCAGGTGTAGCTGCAAGCTCAGGAATGATGACGGCGTCTGAAGCATCAGCATTTCAGAACATTGCTAATGTGGCAACAGCGCAAATATCCATTGCCACACTGACAACAGCCATTTTGTGTCCAATTGCAGTTATCATTGTTGATAAGTATCAACAGCAAAAAGGAATCAACGGAAAACAAGAAGATCTTGGGCAGGATTCTTATGAAAAACGAGAGAAAAATGTACGTTCTGCTGTAAATTACAATTCATAA